The genomic segment GATTTTGCAAATTGTAAATGTGTCTTGTTCCAATTAGTGAAATAGGCCACTGGGGTTAAATGCCACCTGAACGTCTTATTATTAAATTACTAATACAGTACCATTACTTCAGGGCCTTAAAATTCCCAAGGTGATAAGACATATCTGTTTCTTTCTTATGGGATTTATGAAGTATCTAATGACATTAGCAGCCAAATTAATTGTACTGTACTGAATACAGTCTTACTGCTTGGGGATTTTTCTAGTGTTTCCTGATACTTTAAACATTCATACTTTGTTTTAGAACAAGGTTTATAGCAAACAGGTGTGGACATTTACAGATTCCTTCAAAAACACTGACTGGTATGTTACTGTGTGTACTGCAGTTCTACAGAAGCTACAAAGCAACCAGGTGTACCATGTAAGGCCTGCGAgaaatgtttttgctttgatCTCAGTGTCCCTGTATTTACATCACAAACACAAATTACATTCTCTGTATTACCCGGATGTTGCACTGTATTTACAATGAATGAATATAGTCACTCCCCTAGGCTTTCCACTCTGTAGTACGATAGTCATAATTTAGGGCTGTTACACTCAAGAGGAaagtttataaaatattaacttgAGAGAGActctaaaattaatataatcaaAATTATTCATAATTAAATCTATTTTGTCTGGAGTTTTTGAATTTATGCACTATTTTCCCAGAGTATAGTACTTCATTTAAAGTGTCTCTCAAAGAGCAGGAGCAGGATGTGCTTCACACAGGATTTATTCATCTGAGCTACTACAAACCAATCCaattactgtaataatatcTCAGTTCTGGAAATctgctttttatgctcagctgaaTCTtagtaatattttctttttcaaaatattgaacATATCAGGCATGTTATGAAGGTGCACAGAACACagcaaatattaattttatataaagtgAGTTTTATAATAACCCAACACATGCCCACTGCTAATAATTTCTAGATGCAAAGAATGTCTTGCATtaacattaattaataatatattataaatgaatacattaataaattaataattcattACCTTCCAGTCTCTTCTGTAGCCAACTCTCAGGAGGGCTTGTAATGAAATATTTGGGTGCTATATAACCATGTGTTCATATTAAGATTCACTTCATTTCCCTGGCAGTAAGTACAAGTTCAGTAAAGCAATTtcctaaagacatactgtacatatgaagCATCTATAACTTTGTTATTGTAAAGATGATACACTTTGGTTCATTCTGCATATTTTTGTACCTTCTCAATCCTTTAATATTGAGAAAATATATGTTATGGATTTAAATGATAATTATGAATCTTTATATTAACATATGAccatattaaatacatttgaagTCAGGGTAGGACTTGTTTTGAATTACCCAAGTCATGACTACAGATGCATGCTGTATTATattattgaaaattattttgaaagatTTTGTAAAGTGAACTGCACCTGGTTGTGAGACGACCTcgaataaaacacatttctaactACTACTgatgcaatttcaaaaatggaTATCTCCAGCAgcacatttaatttttgtatGAAAAGGCAAACATATTATTTTCTTCTAAACACTTTGCATTTCAATACATTGCCCTAcagaaatatttcagttttgtgtGACACCAACTTTAACTGTGTAAAAGGCTCAGTTTCAACATATGCTGTATCTTTTCCTTTCAGGTTCCTTCACCAAACTTTTGCAGAATTCTGGTTCATGgaatttcaaaattaaacatCTTTTGTCATCACAGAAATCATCCTAATCATGACTACATGAGTTGGAGCAGAATAATGCAGTTGGAGCAATTATTCTGTTTATCCAGTTGGGATAGTCCAGTCTGACTTTGTTGGGAATTATGACCAATATTTGCATCATTGTCCTTCACAAACCACTCCATACACCcatgttcttttttcatttgtaatttggaAACTACATACACGCTCTATACCACCAGTATCAGTGTAGCCATGCTGAATATACTTTTTAGGGAAAGAAAGAAGAGTTTCTTATGGACCATGCATTGCTCAgttgtttgtgtttcatttagGAAGTGCACTGGAGCCCTTAGCTATTGCTCTGATGgcttttgattgattgattgcaATCTCAAACCCCCTGGGGTATCACAGCATCCTCACAAAGACTCGTGTAATGTTACTAACAGCAGCTGTCTGGGTAGTAGACATTGGTGTGTCGGGCTTTTTTAACAGCATTGTTAATGGACTACCATAGTGTCGCTTAAACATTCATCAGTATAGTTTTTGTGAATAAGCTGCCATTGTAAGAGCAGCCTGTAAAGATCCTAATAATTACTTCACCCTTTCTAccattgatttcatttttataatctTTATAACTTTTATAGTggtgttttgtttcttcatcCACTCTGGGTCCCTCTCTGATGAATCCCATGGtttactgtctgaaaactaaagcAATAAGTCAGGTTATGAATATATTTAAGCAGAATTCAGTTTTTCCCAAACAATTCCAGGTTGTAGAATAGATATCATTCTGAATTGAACTATTTACTTTGGCTCTGTAATTTTACAATATctgtgttatttattaaactgaaCTATATCGTAGGTGATTTTGTTTAGTAAAGCATGGAGTTCGAAACATCTGTTTGACCCACATTTTCttcagaatttctttttttgaataatataaacatttgtttaaaaaattccCAATTTTTTCTCTGATTGGTACGGTATATCTTAAGTAAAAAATCACCAAGTTTGTTTTCTAATCCCAGTCGGCACAATTACTGGAAATTACAAAGTACCATCATGAGATGAACAAATCCAGCTAAAACAATTCATTGTTGTCTTCCTAAGATCAGCAGTgtagtaaaaatgtaaagttaagGTACCTAATATCCATAACCCAGTGGGCCTTTACATGCATAGTTTTGGTATTTGCTTAATCATTACAACATTATTTATCAATATTTGGATTGGAGCTGGCCAAATCCACAGTGGGTGGGTTAATGAGGgaagaagccaacttcagctCCTCATCGAATGCGAAATTTAAAGCAACAGATCAACTTGCCAGCATATTTCTGGGAAGTTAAAGAAAATTGGAATCCAGAGAAAACTAAGATGGGCACAGTGACATCAGTTACAGAGTGATATCTTACTTTCTTGTCTTGAGActgagtttctgacactgctctcaaatggttcaagtcttacctcactgatcactttcactttgtctctcttagtGGGTATaagtctgaaattggtcttgttaagtctggtgttcctcagggctcaatactgggccccttgctcttcagcatttacatgttttcacttggtcagcttttaaaatcaaatggCTTCAGCTACTATTTCTACACTGAttatactcaaatatacatccataccaaacctgacactgatgtggctgtctctattctatctaattgcatctctgacataaaaacttggatgactcaaaatttccttcatcttaactgtgacaagactgaagtcatgcttattggcaccccccatcaacctCGTAAAGCCAATCCtataaccctatctgtagatggttctgtatttgagcttcagtctaaattgaaaaaccttggggtgatattctggcttaacattcgacccacatgtgcagcatattgtcaaaatgtgtttttttcacctcagaaatatcactagactaggccctatgctatcactaactgtggttgaaaagctgatcaacacatttgtgttctctcgaattgactactgtaatgccctactcgctggggtatctactgtacatgtaaatctactttgaacaaactgtagtatgtccaaaattcggaAGTCAGGATCCTGACCAGGTccagtgcaagtgatcacatgtATTATTATACTAACAGCAGTATCTTGATTtcacgtacagtatatgagggTTCTTGCAGGCATTGTTGACAGGCTCACTTGGGCTGTCTGTACAGGCCCTGGTTTATGTACCTGCACTCTCACTGCTGAGGTCTTGCAACAGCAAGCTACAAAATGTTAACCCCATTGTTATGCTCACATAAAGGGTAAAGCCATTAGGAATGTCTCATATGgaatttagaataaaaaatagaaaaaatatacattttataaacaaatcttaaTCTTAATGTGTATTAGGAAAGGGCATATTTTGCTATGACTGAGACATAGCAGCTGCAGAACTGTAGGCTCcagtaactactgtatgtctctccTTGTGTGAGACTGCTgtccccttttaaaaaaatatataaaaatataaaagatcATTCTTCAGATACTTTATCAATTCTTACAGTAATATCAGCCATCAGATTAGTGTTAACATTCTTTAGAAGATTCAGTTAGAACAAGCATTCTTCAGTACTTACTGTAAATTGAACGTTATACATTTGAAATTGCATGTGGGATTAACAAAGTTTAACCATTTATAACATCCCAAattttaataatacataattatttataattaatgtaTTCATAATACATAACAATAATTCTTAacacaagaaaaacacaatacTGTGTTCATACAGCAGAATGAAGCTTTCAGTTATCTGAAATTAAATGGTCTCATTTAGcttcagtctttttttccttgattaataataattcattgaCAACttttatgttattaaaaatactatttttagtGCGGAGCCAGAGGTTTGTATATGTTAATGTTAGAGTGGAAAGTTGTATCAGCATGTGGGattcaaaagaacaagtaaaagttaagTATGTAttgaaagataaaaagaaaaaagattctgGCTGTGGAACCACTTTATATGAgttcacagctgaaatatttagtttttttttctagtcctAGCATGGAATTAACTTGTTCTGATACGTGTAATGTATGTTTAATATAACAAATTAACAAGTaaacataataatttaaaagacatttctaaTACAATTCTTCTGAAACTTTTATCatcaacttttacacatttTTCTAAGAGGTGATATCAAACGTGATTTCTAAAAACATGTGATAAAACAATTCTTAATAGCGAGTAGCCATTGATTACTCCAGACTATATTCCCATCTCAACTCAATTAGTTATTCCTGGAATGGCAAACAAATCATTGCTTAGCAACACTCTCTTGTATGTGTTGTAGCGTTGTATCATTCACAATAAATAGCATGTGAATGCGCAAAAGGTACACTTCcccatttgaattttaaatactCAATTGTAAGTACTGGTATACCTGTTGTGAAAGATAAAAGGTACTGTAGATTAGTTTCGTTTTTTAACACACAGATGAACTGCTAACATATCTGCATATGTACAAAGGTATTGAGATTTAGCTTTATGGAGGTGGATCGTGAAACTGCAACAATGTAACCAATGTCttgatgttgtttctttttaagtGATTTGTCTTATCGCAAGGGATTTCCAAATACCGAGGAGTATTCTTCATAAATATATGATTAGCATTAAATTAGAACAAAGGCACCTACAGCTGGGTTTTTTGTACGCATATTATGAAAGCACTGGAGTCATTACAGGATTGGCAATGCATCAGGTATTAACCTATATTCTATTTTGTCctagaatttcagaaaaaaataatttcatttgaaattttaCATCTCTGGGACTGTACTCTGCAAAATGACATTTCTCAACAATACTGGCCAAAGCATTTCGGAATTTGTCATCACAGGACTCAACAGCATTGAGAATCCGAAACCAGTAGGCTATGTTATCTTGataatctattttttaattctacTGGCGAACAGCACAAATATATGTATCATTGCACTGGACAAACATCTACATTCACCAATGtactttttcatttgcaatCTTGCTTTTGTAGATATATTATACAGCACCAGCATCAGCCCAACACTGATCATGATCCTAATAGCTGATGAGAAGAGAATTTCGACTAAACTCTGCATATCTCAGATGTATGTGAATCACCTTGGAAGCACAATGGTAGCCTTCGCCATTTCACTGATGGCTTATGATCGCTGGGTTGCAATTTCTATCCCTTTGCATTACAGTAGTATCcttacaaataataaaatcatgATACTAACAGCAGTGTCTTGGATGTTAGGAACTGGTTTTATTGGGATTCTGGCAGGCATTGCTAGCGATCTCCCTTACTGCTATACCTTGTTGAAATATGCTTTTTGTGACTATGGTGCTTTAGTCAGAGC from the Lepisosteus oculatus isolate fLepOcu1 chromosome 5, fLepOcu1.hap2, whole genome shotgun sequence genome contains:
- the LOC138239090 gene encoding olfactory receptor 10G4-like; this translates as MTFLNNTGQSISEFVITGLNSIENPKPVGYVILIIYFLILLANSTNICIIALDKHLHSPMYFFICNLAFVDILYSTSISPTLIMILIADEKRISTKLCISQMYVNHLGSTMVAFAISLMAYDRWVAISIPLHYSSILTNNKIMILTAVSWMLGTGFIGILAGIASDLPYCYTLLKYAFCDYGALVRAACVNPDDYFVVSTIIVFFVLFAPFAFIIFSYYKIIYSVMKISSNANRKKMFSTCFSHLIVAACFYTPQFVAIILTRGVLVLTLTQRNILFIGANLGPSLVNPFVYCLRTKEIRRKVFRIPVLKSIAPSD